The stretch of DNA GGATCTAAAACAATTGTCTCCGAAATTATATAGCGAACAATATTATAAAAGCCATGACTTAGGGCCAATTAGTAAATATAAAGTCTTCGAAGTATGGGAGGAAGTGACAGATGAATTACTGGAGAACATGAAGACGCTAAAGCCTGCTTATACCATATTTGGGGGGTTCGATTAAGCTTATAATTATCATCTAACATTTCGTCATTAGTTAAAAGAAGTCAATTATGCTCAAAGCACCATATAATTTTGTTCCGGTCAATCACAAGGTAGTTCCTGCCTATTGGGGGGATTTTATTAGCCATGATGTTCCTTTTGAGGATGGTGAATCAGGGACGATTCAAGTCACTATACATACCCATAGTCCACTATTTGTTCGAGACGGTTTGAAGGATAAGGAAGAGGACAAAGTCCAGCAATTTTCATCCTTTAGTGAACGGTATTTTATTCCTGGGTCATCTATTAAAGGGATGTTACGTAATGTATTGGAAATACTGACTTTTTCAAAGATGAACATGGTGAATGATCACCGGTTTGCAATAAGGGATCTCAATGCTGCGGAAGTGTACAGAGAAAGAATAAAGATCAATGAAATTAACGCTGGTTGGTTACAAAAGAAAGGTGATGGTAACTATGTTATTAAAGACTGTGGCACCCCTGGTAGAATATCTCATCGACATCTCGATGACATCTATGGTACTGACTTTAGTACTTATTTTTTAAAAAAAGAGAAAGGTGGGTCATTTAATCAAGGGGATGAAAATGAAAAAGCAGCTCGATTTAAGTATAAAAGATTTGGTACTCAGGATAGAAAAAACACTTTTGTTTTCGATTACGAAGATGTTATGAGGGAAATTTACATTGTTGAAAAAGAACCTTTAGTACCACAAGCGAAAAGGGGAACAATTGTTTTTACTGGTCAGCCCAGTCCAAGGTTCAGTAAGCTAGTCCCAAACAAAAATGGAGAGCTGAAAGAAAAATGGTTTGGTCATCACCTCGAATTTATTTTTTTTGAAGGAGGAAATAAGGAGATCGAAGTTGATGAAACCGTTATGACTAACTTCTTTTTTGCTTATCATGAGCCAGATAAGAATCGTTGGTCTATCGATTGGAAGCATTGGCGTGAACGTCTAAATAAAGGAGAACAAATACCTGTTTTTTTCCGAAAATACAGTGAAAGATCAAACGGTGTAGACGTTGATAAAATAAAGGATCTGGGCCTATCTTACATGTATAAACTCCCATACGACCAAAGTGTTAAACAAGCTATTCCACATAGTCACAATGAAGAAGTGGATATGGCTGAGGCCATGTTCGGTTTTACAAGCGATGTTGGAAATGATGGAAATATGAATGCCCTAAAAGGCAGGATTCATGTTGGTCATGCATTTGCTTTAAACGATGTGACTCTTGCTGCCGGTGCCAGCGATGTGTTATCAGGACCCAAAGCATCATACTATCCCAATTATATTAGACAAAAAAGTGGAGACCGATACAATACCTTTTGGGATAAGCATGCTGAAATCGCCGGGTGGAAAAGATACCCTATTCATAGCGATGGCATAAAGAGAAACCCTGCATCCTCGGACGTAAAAGATCCGAGTAAAATCGAGACTGCTTTTGTTCCCATAGAAAAAGGGGCCATTTTCTCCTTTAAAATATCCTACCATAATCTTAAAAAAGTAGAACTCGGAGCACTACTCAGTGCAATTAGTTTTCATAATACACCGAACACTTTTCATAGTCTGGGCATGGCCAAACCCCTAGGATATGGCAAAGTAACTCTCACAGTAAGTGGTATAGATAACATAGACGACTATTTAAAAACTTTTGAAGCCTTTATGCGTGCCTCAGATACGGGTACTAAAGAATGGCATGAAAGTGAACAAATTAGAGAGTTGGTAACTATGGCCTCAGAGCAGGATAATGATAATTCGAGCAAATTAGAATATATGGCCTTAAAAGGTTTTTCGAAGGCTAAAAATGATAAATTGAGATTAGAAATGTATTCTCGCTTAAATAATATCCACGCTAAGGGTATTCAATCCATTGCAGAGTCAACAGAAGTGGAAATTGCCAAGAAGTATATTACAGAAGAACGAAAAATCTACCAAGCAAAGCTGCAACCCTCCGAAGCATTGAGCAGATATAAACAAACCCTGAAAACCGAATTTGAGGATCGAATTGCAAAGAAAAAAGACGCACTCAAGCAACAACTTAATGAGCGCAAAGCAGCACTGCAACGACAACAATCCTTGGGCCGAAAAGCAGAACTACAGAAAAAAGCAGAGGAAGAAGGTCCTGATTGGTCAAAAGTGAATGACAAAGATGGAAAAAAGGGATTTGATGGCCTAAAAAAAGTCATTAGAGAACATGGAGAACAGCTGCATGATCAAAAGGAAAAAGACCTACTTGTCAATTTCCCTAATGGTTACCTGCCAACAGAATACCATGCTAAAGTTTTCGAAATTGTGACTTCATTGTATAATGCTGGCAGTCAAAAGGATAAACAGAATTGGTGCAAACCTTTCCATCAGAATGCTTATATGAAGAAGATTTCAGAATGGATGGGGAAAGAAATGGCTCAAAAGCTATTGGATACTTTATCCGACATATAACTAGTTGTTGAAATCTAAATTAACAATTAATCATTTAGCCTTCAAAGCTAGAAATAACTCCAAAATAATTTACCCATGCATAAAAGTCAAATCCAATCCCATCTAAAGGACCTAATCATTAGAAATAATCGCGAAGTATTACAGGTATTAAGAAAAATATTTGACAACAATAAAGGGCGACTTAAAGAGGTACTAATGTTATTAGCTAACCTCAATAGATTAGATGAAAATCGTAGAAAAGGTTTGTTGTTGCCTGCTGATGAAGGGCTTCAGTTCAATCAAATCAATAATAGCATAATTGAATTAATCGATCTAATCTCAGAAGAAGAGGCAGCAGCATACGAATTGGAACATTCCATATTTCAACATATTCTGGTAGTCTGTAAATCACCTGAAAGGAAGGAATATATGCAAAGCCTATTCCCCCATAATTATTATAAGGAATTATTAGTTGATGCAACTGGAGTCCCATTTCCTAAAGAAGAGACGAATGCTTTTGATTTAGTTATTTTCGATAATTATCCCACGGGTGAAAAGGATGATCCAAATGAGTTATTGACCTATTACCTTACGGAAACCAGTCCCTATATCCTTTACTTCGGTGCCACTTTACCGCTGTTGTATGGCTACCCAGAAAAAGTCTACTTCACCAATTCCGTCTTTTCTATCCATGCCAGGATAAAGGAAATGATTGAATATTTGAAATACAAGCAATCCGTGAAGGAGCAATAATTCGAATTATTTTTTAGCCTAACAAATTAATCAACCTATGAATCAAGGCTTAGTTGAACCAGTATCAGTTAGCAAAGAAGTGACCCTCCGCCTCCTCTCCCTCTCCTTCAACCTCCCCCTCCAACCCCGCGACATCCCGCAGTGGCGCGGCGCCTGGGCCCAGCTCGCCGGACGGCAAAACGACCTCTTTCACAACCATGATGGCGAAACGGCCTATCATTACCGCTATCCGCTGGTGCAGTATCGCGTGCAAGGGCAGCGGGCGGCGCTCGTGGCCTTCAATGAAGGAATAGAGGCAGTGCAGCGCGTCTTGGCAGCCAAGGATTGGGTGATCCAGTGGAAAGGAGCGCCTTTTGAGTTGCGCTTGGAGGATTTGCAGCTGCGGGAGCCGCAATTGTCGTTTGTGGAGAGCCCGCTAAAATATAGGATTCGATGCTGGTTGCCTTTTAGTCAGAAAAATTTTGATAAGTGGTTGGCAGCGGAGGCGCTGCTGGAGCAGGTAGCATTGCTCAATGGCATTCTGGTTGGACAATTATTGTGCTTTTTTTCGGGTATGGGGTGGCAGGTGCCACAACGCTTGGAAGCCGATATCCTAAGTATTGACCGGGTCGGAAAAGTAGAAGTACATGGGACGATGCGCCCAACTTTTGAGGTGACCTTTCGGTCGAATGTTGCGCTTCCGGCTTACCTGGCGCTGGGGAAGGCCGTTGCGCTCGGTTTTGGGCAAACGAGCCCGTGCCGAAACCTGGCTGGCCGCCAGCGAGCAAAGGAACTGAAAAATGGCGCCTTGGTCTTGCCTTACTAACCCAAAAAAACCAAAGCCCTTGCGGGCTTCGGCCAAACAGACACCAGGAACCAGTAACGTGTTATTCAGAGAAGGGCATTAAATCTTTTAAGGTGCGGGGAAAACCCTCATCGAGGCCCTGGCGGCGACGGAAGCGCAGCGCAGTAGCTTTAGTGGAGAAGGGACCAAGGAGTACTTTGTAGGGTTCGGTATCACTTGCACTATAAGCGAGTATGACCTGGATATCATCCCTTCCTGACCAGATCGCTTGCTGGCGTTGGGCAGCGGGCAGGTGACGGAAAGCATAAATTTGCAGGTAAACACGCTCGCCATTATATTGTTGGGGCAGGTGCGGAGGTTCGGAAGGTATAGCCTGTATCGGGATGCTGTCAGGCAAATCAATGACCGGTGCAGGGATCGGAATGGCAATGGGTCGAGGTACAGGTAGCGGCGTATCTGCATAAGTCACTTTCGGGTGAGCTGGAAAAAAATAAGAGCATGTTTGGAGGTCGCTTTTGGAGATAAAAAGCTTCAATTTTTTGATGAGACAAGGCGCTTTTTGAAGTGCATACCCTTAGGTACGGACAAAAAAAGCAACGAAGTATCAGCGAAAAAGAGATGGTTTTTAGCCCAAAGGGTGACCTCCAAACATGCTCTAAGCCTCTCCCCTACCGATGGCCCAGTATAAAAAACCGGCAGTGCCAAAGGTTATCAAAGCGCCGACAATGGTGGATCGTAGGGTCAGTTTGTGAAAAAAATCTTCGGACATCCGTTTTTCTACCGGCATCAAACGGGTAATGATTACGCGGACGAACTTTTTCATAAAACGGGCTAGCAGAAGACCAAGTCCCAGTACAATCAGTAGCTTTACATAAAACCAGTAGGGTAAATCAAACATAACTATAATTTTGATTAGTTACTTGTTGTACTAGTCCACTGGCGATGGTAAACTTTGAAGATCAACGTAAGATCAACGTGAGGTTGTCGGAGATAGATTCCGCCATTAGCAGATTCGGCGTTAAAAAACAGTCTGAAACGAAGAGCCCGCACAAAAAACTGTTTGAGCTTCGAAGCAACCAGACTCAGCTATAAATAATTGACAATCAACAATATTTAAGTGATCACCCAAACCCAATGGCGAGTTTCTTTTTGTGCAACGGAGTGGAAGACTGTTTTAGCCGACTTCGTCTGCCGAAGGACAATCGAAGGCGACTCCGTCGTCCGAAGGCCGAAGATGCGTCAGGCGGCGGTTTTGGCTCCACCTTTTTCCGGAAAAAGGTGGAAAAGCAAATCTTGGAACCCAGCATCCTAGGAAATGCCTTGCTAGTCAAGACAAAAAAGGAAACAGGCACTCAAGCGCTTAGACACTTTTCGTTGCATTAAGCTTTTATCATAAAAGCCTTCATTAAAACATACGCCACTAAAACAAAAAAAATTTCACAGCACATAAAAAAATAATGATGAGCCAAAACCTTCAAACCGTTAAAACCCTGTCCCTCTCCTTTAACCTGCCTATCGAACCCTACCAACTGGCCCAATGGCGCGGCGCTTTTATCGAAATGGCAGGATGGGACGATGATCGCTTTCACAACCACAAAGGGGAAGACCAATTCCATTATCGATACCCCCTTATTCAATACCGCAGGCAACAAGGCCAGGCGGCCCTGCTGGCTATCAATGAAGGCGTGACGGCGCTGCAGGAGATGCTGGCGCGGCGCGATTGGACGGTCAACTGGCAAGGCAGCGCCCACAATTTGATGATCGAAGACCTCCGAATGCATGAACAGGAACTGCGGATTTTAGACGCCCCTCAATCGTATCGCCTCCATAAATGGTTTGCACTCAACCAAACCAATATGCAGAAGTGGGACCAGTGCCATCACCTCCTGGATCGACTGCAACTGCTGCAACCACTCCTGCGCAATCACCTTTTGGCCTGCCTGTGGGGAATGGGCTGGCAAGGCAAGGATACCATCGAAGTCCATATTCAAGACTTGCACCAGAGTCGCCCCATTCGCTTTCATGGCACTCGCTTCCTGGCCTTTGACCTCAGTTTTTCGGCCAACATCAGTTTGCCATATCACATAGGAATCGGAAAAGCAGTGAGCCACGGCCAAGGCCGATTAGCGCCAATCGGAAGGAAGCGTTTACCTTATACCCCGCCCGCACAGTCCAGGGTTACGACTCCTTTCTTGGAAAGGTAAGCAGAAAATAAACGGTTAATGAAGGAGGGAAATCAACAGCTGGTTGAATTTCCCTTTTCGGTTTTCCTACTATTCCTCCTTTATTCGTATCTTAAAACCGAATTCAAAACGTTCTTTGACATCCTAGTAAAAAATTGGACTTTTGACGCTTTTGGTAATCCTCGGTTTCTAGGCTAGAAGGTGGAAGTTGGAAGTCGGAAGTCGGAAATGGGAAAATTGCGCTCCTGAGTCTTTCCAACTTTTAACCTAGCGGAGATCGTCTGCCTTCAAAATGGCCAATCGTTATAAAAACTGTTAAAATTATGTTAAATTTTTGCACCCATTTTTTTATATGCTTTATAAAAAATTGATTATCAGTATAAATACACTTTAGAATTTATTGTTTAACAAAAAAAGCAACAAATTTGTTTTTTCACATATGTCTATTAAACGACATTATTATTTTAATTTATTGATAATCAATATTTTAATTTTGTATATGCTTTGTTTTATTCTAAAAAAAAACAAATTCGTGACAGGCAAAAAAACCAAAAAAACACATCTAAAAACCTTTAATACGGTAATTTTGACACTACTGTGGCATATGTTAAAATTTTTATCAATTGATTTACAAGGTATTAGATTCGATTTTAAAGGGGGCAGGGTAGCAGTGATGGTCCAAATAGATGGGGACTACGACGTGACAAAAATGGAAAATCGTCGCAGGACGTCAGGGTAGCAGTGATGGTCCAAATAGATGGGGACTACGACGATAATTGTAGGATAGACTTTCCAACATCGGAAGCGTAGCAGTGATGGTCCAAATAGATGGGGACTACGACAAACCTTAAACATTAGTATACAATTTTAGGTTAAGGTAGCAGTGATGGTCCAAATAGATGGGGACTACGACGTTTTAAGACCGTGACGAAACGTGAGCGTTAGAGTGTAGCAGTGATGGTCCAAATAGATGGGGACTACGACGCATAATACCATTAGGAATTTGGGTATTAATAAGGTAGCAGTGATGGTCCAAATAGATGGGGACTACGACAGCATAGTGAACATGAGCATAGAGTTTAAAATACGTAGCAGTGATGGTCCAAATAGATGGGGACTACGACGATTATCACCAAGCATGTTTGCAACTTACTGAGGGTAGCAGTGATGGTCCAAATAGATGGGGACTACGACGTCCTGACGGAATTTACAACGCCAGTCAGCCCAATGTAGCAGTGATGGTCCAAATAGATGGGGACTACGACCAAAAATAGGCTGTACGAACGGTAGCGTCGTGCTGTAGCAGTGATGGTCCAAATAGATGGGGACTACGACGCGTAAAAAACATGAGCCACGAGCATCTTCGTGTGTAGCAGTGATGGTCCAAATAGATGGGGACTACGACATAAGATGAAAAGCAAGGCCGTAAGGCCACGAAGGTAGCAGTGATGGTCCAAATAGATGGGGACTACGACGGTTGCCATCGATTACCCAAACGATATTCCACTGGTAGCAGTGATGGTCCAAATAGATGGGGACTACGACCACAACCAGCAATAACCAGCCGACTGCGCTAATTCGTAGCAGTGATGGTCCAAATAGATGGGGACTACGACTCTTTCTTGCTTTTGGCGGTGTGGCCCATCCCAGTAGCAGTGATGGTCCAAATAGATGGGGACTACGACCTTGAAATTCCTCCTCCCTGTTTCTGCCATACCTGGTAGCAGTGATGGTCCAAATAGATGGGGACTACGACGGAAAGGGTACCATCCGTATCGGCATTAACAACTAGTAGCAGTGATGGTCCAAATAGATGGGGACTACGACACCGACAACATACTTAAGTAAGTTCATTTTTTTTGTAGCAGTGATGGTCCAAATAGATGGGGACTACGACCCATTGTGCCACCGCCAGCGATTACCAAAACTATGTAGCAGTGATGGTCCAAATAGATGGGGACTACGACTTCCGCGCTTCCACTTAATGACAAACTGCCACACAGTAGCAGTGATGGTCCAAATAGATGGGGACTACGACGCTGGTTACACTTATGATCCCGCCCCAAAGGAGCGTGTAGCAGTGATGGTCCAAATAGATGGGGACTACGACTTCCAGACCTCTATGAGCCCTCTCCCGTAGAGCTGTAGCAGTGATGGTCCAAATAGATGGGGACTACGACTAACTTCCGTATTCGCATAAGATGTGACCTGCATTGTAGCAGTGATGGTCCAAATAGATGGGGACTACGACGTATCTGTTCTACAATGTCTTCGAAGTGTAATTGGTAGCAGTGATGGTCCAAATAGATGGGGACTACGACACGAATTACTTGCTCTTGAAAGAGTAAATTCCAAGGTAGCAGTGATGGTCCAAATAGATGGGGACTACGACAAACCTAGACCAGGTGTTGATGTGTTTTTTTTGGTAGCAGTGATGGTCCAAATAGATGGGGACTACGACGCTACCATTCGACGGCAACGGGCTGATGTGCAGGTAGCAGTGATGGTCCAAATAGATGGGGACTACGACCAATCCTTGACATCCATTTGGTGTTTCGGAT from Saprospiraceae bacterium encodes:
- a CDS encoding TIGR03986 family CRISPR-associated RAMP protein; translated protein: MLKAPYNFVPVNHKVVPAYWGDFISHDVPFEDGESGTIQVTIHTHSPLFVRDGLKDKEEDKVQQFSSFSERYFIPGSSIKGMLRNVLEILTFSKMNMVNDHRFAIRDLNAAEVYRERIKINEINAGWLQKKGDGNYVIKDCGTPGRISHRHLDDIYGTDFSTYFLKKEKGGSFNQGDENEKAARFKYKRFGTQDRKNTFVFDYEDVMREIYIVEKEPLVPQAKRGTIVFTGQPSPRFSKLVPNKNGELKEKWFGHHLEFIFFEGGNKEIEVDETVMTNFFFAYHEPDKNRWSIDWKHWRERLNKGEQIPVFFRKYSERSNGVDVDKIKDLGLSYMYKLPYDQSVKQAIPHSHNEEVDMAEAMFGFTSDVGNDGNMNALKGRIHVGHAFALNDVTLAAGASDVLSGPKASYYPNYIRQKSGDRYNTFWDKHAEIAGWKRYPIHSDGIKRNPASSDVKDPSKIETAFVPIEKGAIFSFKISYHNLKKVELGALLSAISFHNTPNTFHSLGMAKPLGYGKVTLTVSGIDNIDDYLKTFEAFMRASDTGTKEWHESEQIRELVTMASEQDNDNSSKLEYMALKGFSKAKNDKLRLEMYSRLNNIHAKGIQSIAESTEVEIAKKYITEERKIYQAKLQPSEALSRYKQTLKTEFEDRIAKKKDALKQQLNERKAALQRQQSLGRKAELQKKAEEEGPDWSKVNDKDGKKGFDGLKKVIREHGEQLHDQKEKDLLVNFPNGYLPTEYHAKVFEIVTSLYNAGSQKDKQNWCKPFHQNAYMKKISEWMGKEMAQKLLDTLSDI
- a CDS encoding CRISPR-associated endonuclease Cas6 is translated as MMSQNLQTVKTLSLSFNLPIEPYQLAQWRGAFIEMAGWDDDRFHNHKGEDQFHYRYPLIQYRRQQGQAALLAINEGVTALQEMLARRDWTVNWQGSAHNLMIEDLRMHEQELRILDAPQSYRLHKWFALNQTNMQKWDQCHHLLDRLQLLQPLLRNHLLACLWGMGWQGKDTIEVHIQDLHQSRPIRFHGTRFLAFDLSFSANISLPYHIGIGKAVSHGQGRLAPIGRKRLPYTPPAQSRVTTPFLER
- a CDS encoding SPOR domain-containing protein, yielding MKLFISKSDLQTCSYFFPAHPKVTYADTPLPVPRPIAIPIPAPVIDLPDSIPIQAIPSEPPHLPQQYNGERVYLQIYAFRHLPAAQRQQAIWSGRDDIQVILAYSASDTEPYKVLLGPFSTKATALRFRRRQGLDEGFPRTLKDLMPFSE
- a CDS encoding CRISPR-associated endonuclease Cas6; this translates as MNQGLVEPVSVSKEVTLRLLSLSFNLPLQPRDIPQWRGAWAQLAGRQNDLFHNHDGETAYHYRYPLVQYRVQGQRAALVAFNEGIEAVQRVLAAKDWVIQWKGAPFELRLEDLQLREPQLSFVESPLKYRIRCWLPFSQKNFDKWLAAEALLEQVALLNGILVGQLLCFFSGMGWQVPQRLEADILSIDRVGKVEVHGTMRPTFEVTFRSNVALPAYLALGKAVALGFGQTSPCRNLAGRQRAKELKNGALVLPY